The following coding sequences lie in one Lycium ferocissimum isolate CSIRO_LF1 unplaced genomic scaffold, AGI_CSIRO_Lferr_CH_V1 ctg8016, whole genome shotgun sequence genomic window:
- the LOC132045808 gene encoding probable pectin methylesterase CGR3 isoform X1 — translation MSRRPNTSRRLADAGSIPFIGAFHPKSRPSPLLSIGLVVVGALLIIGYLYHGSGGAADAFSRFEGGVSCTSELQRALPMLQKAYGDSMRKVLHVGPDACSVVSTLLKEEGTEAWGVEPYELDETDGTCKSLVYKGIVRVADIKFPLPYRSNSFSLVIVTDAVDYLSPKYLNKTLPELARVAADGLVVLSGYPGQQRAKVAELSKFGRPAKLRSSSWWVRFFVQSSLEENEVAIKKFEQAASKRSYQPACQIFHLKPLH, via the exons ATGTCAAGAAGGCCAAATACCTCTCGCCGTCTTGCAGATGCTGGGAGCATTCCGTTTATTGGCGCCTTTCACCCGAAATCACGTCCATCTCCTTTATTGTCTATAGGACTTGTGGTTGTG GGTGCATTGCTGATTATTGGTTATTTATATCATGGTTcag GTGGAGCTGCTGATGCTTTCAGTAGATTTGAAG GTGGTGTTTCATGCACTTCAGAACTTCAAAGAGCGTTACCTATGTTGCAGAAAGCCTATGGTGACAGCATGCGGAAAGTATTGCATGTAGGCCCTGACGCTTGTTCAGTGGTGTCTACACTGTTAAAAGAGGAGGGTACTGAAGCATGGGGTGTTGAACCCTACGAGTTAGATGAAACTGACGGAACTTGCAAGAGCCTTGTTTACAAAGGAATAGTGCGAGTAGCTGATATCAAGTTTCCTCTTCCCTATCGTTCAAATTCATTCTCTCTTGTCATAGTGACAGATGCAGTTGATTACTTGTCTCCAAAATATCTCAACAAGACTCTTCCAGAATTGGCCAGGGTGGCTGCTGATGGTTTAGTTGTTTTATCTG GTTATCCAGGTCAGCAAAGGGCTAAAGTGGCAGAACTTTCGAAATTTGGCCGCCCA GCCAAACTGCGGAGCTCATCCTGGTGGGTTAGATTTTTTGTTCAATCCAGTTTAGAAGAGAATGAAGTTGCAATCAAGAAGTTTGAACAAGCGGCAAGCAAGAGGTCTTATCAGCCGGCTTGCCAAATTTTCCACCTCAAACCACTTCATTGA
- the LOC132045808 gene encoding probable pectin methylesterase CGR3 isoform X2 gives MSRRPNTSRRLADAGSIPFIGAFHPKSRPSPLLSIGLVVVGALLIIGYLYHGSAADAFSRFEGGVSCTSELQRALPMLQKAYGDSMRKVLHVGPDACSVVSTLLKEEGTEAWGVEPYELDETDGTCKSLVYKGIVRVADIKFPLPYRSNSFSLVIVTDAVDYLSPKYLNKTLPELARVAADGLVVLSGYPGQQRAKVAELSKFGRPAKLRSSSWWVRFFVQSSLEENEVAIKKFEQAASKRSYQPACQIFHLKPLH, from the exons ATGTCAAGAAGGCCAAATACCTCTCGCCGTCTTGCAGATGCTGGGAGCATTCCGTTTATTGGCGCCTTTCACCCGAAATCACGTCCATCTCCTTTATTGTCTATAGGACTTGTGGTTGTG GGTGCATTGCTGATTATTGGTTATTTATATCATGGTTcag CTGCTGATGCTTTCAGTAGATTTGAAG GTGGTGTTTCATGCACTTCAGAACTTCAAAGAGCGTTACCTATGTTGCAGAAAGCCTATGGTGACAGCATGCGGAAAGTATTGCATGTAGGCCCTGACGCTTGTTCAGTGGTGTCTACACTGTTAAAAGAGGAGGGTACTGAAGCATGGGGTGTTGAACCCTACGAGTTAGATGAAACTGACGGAACTTGCAAGAGCCTTGTTTACAAAGGAATAGTGCGAGTAGCTGATATCAAGTTTCCTCTTCCCTATCGTTCAAATTCATTCTCTCTTGTCATAGTGACAGATGCAGTTGATTACTTGTCTCCAAAATATCTCAACAAGACTCTTCCAGAATTGGCCAGGGTGGCTGCTGATGGTTTAGTTGTTTTATCTG GTTATCCAGGTCAGCAAAGGGCTAAAGTGGCAGAACTTTCGAAATTTGGCCGCCCA GCCAAACTGCGGAGCTCATCCTGGTGGGTTAGATTTTTTGTTCAATCCAGTTTAGAAGAGAATGAAGTTGCAATCAAGAAGTTTGAACAAGCGGCAAGCAAGAGGTCTTATCAGCCGGCTTGCCAAATTTTCCACCTCAAACCACTTCATTGA